A window of Oncorhynchus keta strain PuntledgeMale-10-30-2019 chromosome 27, Oket_V2, whole genome shotgun sequence contains these coding sequences:
- the LOC118359662 gene encoding bromodomain adjacent to zinc finger domain protein 2A-like isoform X2 translates to MEANNHFNYGTHSSVSVNSGLKLSSGDSVYTNGSSMSFPQQEKNMNGEMNVNGSTTVIGSSVSGSQPPTAPYPHMSNHHHQSSMGYDYLWGGQPQYSPVMSLSPGHGMHQKQPPTGVMQQQSQQHFQGHGQYQLNGGMPGSHQPPVVPPPNMNLTGGQYWNRVNPGQQQSSTAMAMGYNSHSVYGAYQSQVHPGIAPSHHHQQQPPQPPPHQQTQQHHHQQQQQPQHYSMVSNGIPYYQHQPQHPPLPAPQPQAQMMPPTPQNFTPPRGSPQHHQMGRGGTGSPLPMAVSSVPMMSPSTMADSGSPQSQTRERSPHGGSVAMPAVMQGRMSEAFKDVDKGYNGMERASVAQRLPKSDSYPPKPPGPRMGPTNDYCQRSKQPMAQHHEMTTLARESALPEPPHSMSAPPPVVSTPPSAKAVTPPRVSAVSMAHMSASGPPVVSSSSVTSTPPRNSAPPVSSAPSPPVLGPPPRLSSPPLMLQGLRPFPVTVSTLPSVVSPPSSLSAPPPMPSALSPLLDKSSRPPSVSAPNSVSAHPPVSVAHLTAHTTSTPPAVVLTSTMVSALPHSMSVPIPALQQMVQGSRLPPLTSSPPALFGAPRETFCCLEVSASAPSPAVSTPSVAVMAPPSAVSRPHSAVSSRSISVSSLSQSVSTCPLAVSAPPAVSVSVMSSFPKEVSMPLLTVQGPRALPLSGPPPLTSQTSRAPPLSESPALMSVPLAVMTAPLEVPSAPPLSAPAPPQAPKRMVPPEPEERCMGNMKYMGNMKDPSVEADRVKTSSKIDSVGSPTRQCEKHSIKPLTVIPGTTLHPKNQEDSPGDQVCAEKNDTTPMSGADIPLEKRSLDDICVTDESTVDESFDESLQAESIRLDSTHMEDLSLTEEDDISNNSSFDDASRFDETSRLDDTSRMNDTSRLDDISRVDGDNSLFDDTSHTDDDTSRFDDSSRVDGNKSLFDYSARMDDSARMDDSARMDDSARMDDSARMDDSARMDDSARMDDSARMDDSARMDDSARMDDSARMDDSARMDDSARMDDSARMDDSARMDDSTRMDDSTRMDDSTRMDDSTRMDDSTHVEETSHVGDTTMDSSFSFVEDSRELTLDDTQTENVSRAEETMDSCLSTKESMLESSLNNTSQMQDSSVDVSQNDISRSSSNFPAKPTPAYEGDREAEVCDIPDSTGTTSTKASAATIMAPPVIVDKGKHTAALSALVESLVGAPLLPLGAPAVPTTGQKTKTPRKPRKPRTQAASIPVPQAPGKAQRKSAIKTPKVEKIKVERRKKLEVGENKEKGRPRKRKKKIESVAATGEPEHSAEGLLPGQSGPVTTIGKPCLTSGETPPVIKPKKVRVKKVSVLEPKPHKIAKMDIDTKPNDDDNNVNDGDDSSTAGDTPRRRIATEEQVYFPLLHGWRREIRVKKNEDRLKGETWYYSPCGRRMKQFPEVIKYLNRHQDTAVTREHFSFSPRMPVGDFYEERDSTEGVKWCLLANEEVPSMIMAITGRRGRPPNPDKEMPRPRARRTKGGPVRKPGRPPKPKMVDLLSKVDARMLKRLEAKDGLTEEDKEKLVKIKKKMKRKARMKRKEDNKNKKIRQEKKQAKLDKETKEVKAEPADQEASQPAPPQPPAPEPKKRGPRKKVEVPPPVVETDQERLAKGKRVLGARSKAKALAAAQAEAEAAAQAALAAKKQVERRAQAQRRLEERRRQQMILEELKKPIEDMCLTDHQPLPELSRIPGLVLSGVAFSHCLTVVEFLYCYGKVLGLHIPTDVPSLSTLQEGLLGLGDSQSEVQDLLIKLVEAALHDPGLPPYYQSVKILGEKLVDLELTRSTVSEGLRIFLESHGFDMEVCNVLRTKTFLTLNPDTKAAILGFLVEELNGSNIVISEIDNTLENRATYRKNKWIIEGKLRKLKAALARRTGRSEEELYLEERRRSVRVAEEENLSLEESGGPMERGSRRRTPKEDAKLNETDSPTNASIPELERQIDKLTKRQVFFRKKLLQSSHSLRAVSLGQDRFRRRYWLLPHLGGVLVEGPEEILATEDILVKEVPVTLLKREPKVEEKPTTAPPASSPQSQTSLPPKEDPLPGTASLMSSPRARGRPRKIKPEVELHLRTAKCRRRRRSSKSGGEESGPGVSPDTTTTTTNGTEDLTQSTFSNCLSQFQGALTNGTEPITGTAPKGRLQEDSVKEMAEKRGQWFNLLPKQPCDKTSLTEPQTPPSKPPKRLPLTPSTLPALAAPLLQSVSDPTPHVTPSPAKPGRRRRRGGSPARRAGARAAAAKRRGRPSSTLFQEIEQQYFTQLVVKPIPASMVRGWWWIKEPEDLTATLQALHPRGIREKVLHKHLAKHMEYLAEVCTRPINDPIFQVKVKEGEALLESLQQPWQVQERALETDVGALRWVEDLEQRVIAADLHLKMAPQNGRSDTDNNTETPAAGFQPYTVPEVDSTRDDLQYYEHDVDPRDDWIVRTKKEWSDLPRVASHPLDLAVLRLANLERNIDRRYLKEPLWNLAEVVRLAPLTPEESQMGQMDVMSLESEITPRLRTWRQALDRCRSAPQLCLCLLQLEKAIAWERSVVKVTCQVCRKGDNDEYLLLCDGCDRGCHMYCLRPKVTQVPEGDWFCPTCVSKASDGESPRSNHRSSKQRTRVKKRRYEDDSSDEEAVPSKRSGGGANIATRHKDGGPALSSRYSGDGGRTAGFSPAKRRRMTTRNQPDLTYCEIILMEMESHSDAWPFLEPVNPRMVPGYRRIIKNPMDFLTMRERLLQGGYCSCEEFAADAHLVFNNCELFNEDTSEVGMAGHSMKRFFENRWAEFYASKDQ, encoded by the exons ATGGAGGCGAACAACCATTTCAACTATGGCACCCACTCCTCTGTGTCTGTTAACTCAGGACTGAAACTCTCCTCAGGGGATTCTGTCTATACCAATGGGTCCTCCATGAGTTTCCCTCAGCAGGAGAAGA ATATGAACGGCGAAATGAATGTGAATGGCAGCACTACTGTAATTGGGTCCAGTGTGTCTGGCTCCCAACCTCCAACAGCCCCATACCCTCATATGagcaaccaccaccaccagagTAGCATGGGCTACGACTACCTGTGGGGAGGACAGCCACAATACAGCCCAGTCATGAGCTTGTCTCCTGGGCATGGCATGCACCAGAAGCAGCCTCCCACTGGGGTGATGCAGCAACAGAGCCAGCAGCATTTCCAGGGTCACGGACAGTACCAACTGAACGGGGGCATGCCTGGGTCCCATCAGCCCCCCGTGGTGCCACCCCCAAACATGAATCTTACAGGGGGCCAGTATTGGAACAGGGTTAACCCGGGGCAACAGCAGAGCAGCACAGCCATGGCAATGGGGTATAACTCGCACAGCGTGTACGGGGCCTACCAGAGCCAGGTGCACCCTGGGATTGCGCCCTCACACCATCACCAGCAGCAGCCTCCACAGCCACCCCCTCACCAACAGACAcagcaacaccaccaccagcagcagcagcaacctCAGCACTACAGCATGGTGTCCAACGGGATTCCCTACTACCAGCACCAGCCCCAGCACCCACCTCTTCCCGCTCCACAACCTCAGGCTCAGATGATGCCCCCTACCCCCCAGAATTTCACCCCTCCACGGGGAAGTCCCCAGCACCACCAGATGGGCCGGGGGGGCACAGGCAGCCCCCTCCCCATGGCGGTGTCTTCTGTCCCCATGATGTCACCCTCGACAATGGCGGATAGTGGATCGCCCCAGAGTCAGACGAGGGAGAGGAGTCCTCATGGTGGTTCTGTAGCGATGCCAGCTGTCATGCAAG GGCGGATGAGTGAAGCGTTTAAGGATGTGGATAAAGGCTACAATGGGATGGAGAGGGCGTCTGTCGCCCAGCGGCTGCCTAAAAGCGACAGCTACCCTCCCAAGCCCCCTGGACCTCGCATGGGGCCCACCAATGACTACTGCCAGCGCTCCAAGCAGCCAATGGCCCAGCACCATGAAATGACTACCTTAGCGAGGGAGTCTGCGCTGCCTGAGCCTCCACACTCGATGTCGGCGCCTCCCCCTGTGGTTTCCACACCTCCTTCAGCTAAGGCAGTAACCCCTCCTAGGGTCTCTGCAGTGTCTATGGCTCATATGAGTGCCTCAGGGCCTCCTGTTGTTTCATCTTCCTCCGTTACTTCTACGCCTCCCCGAAACTCAGCTCCTCCCGTGTCCTCTGCTCCTTCTCCCCCTGTGCTCGGGCCTCCTCCCAGGCTGTCGTCGCCTCCTCTGATGTTACAAGGCCTAAGACCTTTTCCAGTGACTGTGTCCACACTTCCATCAGTCGTATCACCTCCCTCCTCATTGTCTGCACCTCCTCCTATGCCATCTGCTCTTTCTCCTTTACTGGACAAATCCTCTAGACCTCCATCTGTGTCTGCTCCCAATTCAGTCAGTGCTCATCCCCCAGTGTCTGTGGCACATCTGACTGCTCACACTACATCTACACCTCCTGCAGTGGTCTTGACTTCTACCATGGTGTCTGCTCTCCCGCACTCCATGTCTGTGCCTATCCCCGCTCTTCAACAGATGGTCCAAGGATCCAGACTACCTCCTCTGACTTCTTCTCCCCCTGCTTTATTTGGAGCACCTCGAGAAACGTTTTGTTGTCTCGAGGTGTCTGCATCTGCTCCTTCCCCAGCGGTGTCTACTCCCTCGGTGGCAGTCATGGCACCTCCCTCAGCAGTGTCCAGGCCGCATTCGGCAGTCAGTTCACGTTCTATATCAGTGTCCTCACTTTCTCAATCAGTGTCTACTTGTCCCCTAGCAGTTTCTGCCCCTCCcgcagtgtctgtgtctgtaatgTCCTCCTTTCCAAAGGAGGTGTCTATGCCTCTTCTAACAGTCCAAGGCCCTAGAGCTCTACCTTTGTCTGGACCTCCTCCTCTCACATCCCAAACCTCCAGAGCTCCTCCATTGTCTGAGTCACCTGCCTTGATGTCTGTACCTCTTGCAGTGATGACTGCTCCTCTTGAGGTACCTTCTGCACCTCCACTATCCGCCCCTGCTCCTCCACAAGCTCCTAAACGGATGGTTCCCCCAGAGCCAGAGGAGCGATGCATGGGGAACATGAAGTACATGGGGAACATGAAGGATCCCTCTGTAGAAGCAGACAGAGTCAAAACATCATCAAAGATTGATTCCGTAGGGTCTCCGACTCGTCAATGTGAAAAACACTCAATCAAACCCCTCACAGTTATTCCTGGGACGACACTGCACCCCAAGAACCAAGAGGACTCCCCTGGGGACCAAGTTTGTGCTGAGAAAAATGACACCACCCCGATGAGCGGTGCAGACATTCCCCTGGAGAAGAGAAGTCTGGATGACATCTGTGTGACGGATGAGTCAACAGTTGATGAGTCTTTTGACGAGTCCTTGCAGGCGGAGTCCATACGCCTCGACAGCACCCATATGGAAGACCTCAGCCTCACTGAGGAAGATGACATCAGTAACAACTCGTCATTTGACGATGCCTCTCGGTTTGACGAAACTTCTAGACTTGACGATACCTCTCGCATGAATGACACATCTCGATTGGATGACATCTCCCGCGTAGATGGTGATAACTCTCTGTTTGACGATACCTCTCACACGGATGATGACACTTCCCGCTTTGACGACAGCTCTCGCGTAGATGGCAACAAATCTCTATTTGACTACAGCGCTCGCATGGATGACAGCGCTCGCATGGATGACAGCGCTCGCATGGATGACAGCGCTCGCATGGATGACAGCGCTCGCATGGATGACAGCGCTCGCATGGATGACAGCGCTCGCATGGATGACAGCGCTCGCATGGATGACAGCGCTCGCATGGATGACAGCGCTCGCATGGATGACAGCGCTCGCATGGATGACAGCGCTCGCATGGATGACAGCGCTCGCATGGATGACAGCGCTCGCATGGATGACAGCGCTCGCATGGATGACAGCACTCGCATGGATGACAGCACTCGCATGGATGACAGCACTCGCATGGATGACAGCACTCGCATGGATGACAGCACTCacgtggaggaaacatcacatgTTGGAGACACTACAATGGATAGCAGCTTCTCCTTTGTGGAGGACTCTAGGGAATTGACTCTGGATGATACCCAGACAGAGAACGTTTCTCGGGCAGAGGAGACCATGGACAGCTGCCTGAGCACCAAGGAGTCCATGCTGGAGTCCTCTCTGAACAACACCTCTCAGATGCAGGACTCCAGTGTTGACGTGTCCCAGAATGACATCTCTCGGTCAAGCTCAAATTTCCCTGCTAAACCAACCCCAGCCTACGAAG GTGACCGCGAGGCAGAGGTCTGCGATATACCAGACTCCACTGGCACCACCAGCACCAAGGCCAGTGCTGCTACCATCATGGCACCACCTGTTATCGTGGATAAAGGCAAGCACACAGCGGCGCTCAGTGCCCTGGTGGAAAGCCTGGTTGGAGCCCCGCTCCTGCCCCTAGGTGCCCCAGCCGTGCCCACGACTGGCCAAAAGACCAAAACACCAAGGAAACCCAGGAAGCCACGCACTCAAGCAGCCTCCATTCCCG TTCCGCAGGCCCCTGGGAAAGCCCAGCGGAAGTCTGCTATTAAAACTCCAAAGGTAGAGAAGAtaaaggtagagaggaggaagaagctTGAGGTAGGAGAGAACAAGGAAAAGGGACGAcctagaaagagaaagaagaagatTGAATCAGTAGCAGCCACAGGAGAGCCTGAACATTCTGCTGAAGGCCTACTTCCTGGTCAAAGTGGACCAGTCACTACCATTGGTAAACCATGTCTGACCAGTGGCGAGACCCCACCAGTAATCAAACCCAAGAAAGTTAGAGTCAAGAAAGTAAGTGTTCTGGAGCCGAAGCCACACAAAATAGCAAAAATGGACATTGACACTAAACCCAATGATGATGACAATAACGTCAACGACGGCGACGACAGTTCCACTGCGG GTGACACTCCTAGAAGGAGGATAGCAACAGAGGAGCAGGTCTACTTCCCTCTGCTCCACGG CTGGAGGAGGGAGATCCGGGTCAAGAAGAATGAGGACCGACTCAAGGGCGAGACCTGGTACTACAGCCCCTGTGGGAGGAGGATGAAGCAGTTTCCTGAAGTCATCAAG TATCTGAACAGGCACCAGGACACTGCTGTGACCAGGGAACACTTCAGTTTCAGCCCCCGCATGCCTGTAGGAGACTTCTACGAGGAGAGggactccactgag GGAGTGAAATGGTGCCTACTGGCCAATGAGGAGGTGCCCTCCATGATCATGGCCATCACAGGCCGACGTGGCCGACCTCCAAACCCTGACAAAGAGATGCCCCGGCCCCGAGCTCGTCGTACCAAGGGTGGGCCAGTCCGAAAGCCCGGGAGGCCGCCCAAACCCAAGATGGTGGACCTGCTGAGCAAGGTGGACGCCAGAATGCTGAAGAGGCTAGAGGCCAAGG ATGGTCTGActgaggaggacaaggagaaacTTGTCAAAATCAAGAAGAAAATGAAGAGAAAG GCAAGGATGAAAAGAAAGGAGGATAACAAGAATAAAAAGATCCGACAGGAGAAAAAGCAAGCGAAG CTGGACAAGGAGACCAAGGAGGTGAAGGCTGAACCAGCCGACCAGGAGGCCTCACAGCCGGCCCCACCACAGCCACCCGCCCCTGAGCCCAAGAAGCGCGGCCCTAGGAAGAAGGTTGAGGTGCCGCCACCGGTTGTGGAGACTGACCAGGAGAGGTTGGCCAAGGGGAAAAGGGTGCTGGGGGCCAGGAGTAAGGCCAAAGCCCTGGCTGCGGCCCAGGCAGAGGCGGAGGCTGCAGCCCAGGCAGCCCTGGCAGCTAAGAAGCAGGTGGAGAGGAGGGCCCAGGCCCAGAGacggctggaggagaggaggagacagcagATGATCCTGGAGGAGCTGAAGAAGCCCATTGAGGACATGTGTCTCACAGACCACCAGCCCCTTCCGGAGCTGTCTCGGATCCCTGGCTTGGTTCTTTCTGGTGTGGCCTTCTCCCACTGCCTGACTGTGGTGGAGTTCCTGTACTGCTATGGCAAGGTGCTGGGCCTCCACATCCCCACTGATGTGCCTAGCCTCAGCACCCTGCAGGAGGGCCTCCTGGGCCTGGGAGACAGTCAAAGCGAGGTCCAGGATCTGCTCATAAAGCTGGTGGAGGCCGCACTACACGACCCAGGCCTGCCACCCTACTACCAg tcGGTGAAGATCCTAGGGGAGAAGCTGGTGGACCTGGAGCTGACTCGCAGCACAGTGTCTGAGGGCCTGAGGATCTTCCTGGAGTCCCATGGCTTTGACATGGAGGTGTGCAACGTGCTGCGGACCAAGACCTTCCTTACCCTCAACCCCGACACCAAGGCTGCCATCCTGGGCTTCCTGGTGGAGGAGCTCAACGGCAGCAACATTGTCATAAG TGAGATTGACAACACACTGGAAAACAGGGCTACGTACAGGAAGAACAAGTGGATCATCGAGGGGAAATTGCGCAA ACTGAAGGCAGCTCTAGCACGGCGTACGGGGCGGTCTGAGGAGGAGCTCTATCTAGAGGAGAGGAGGCGCAGTGTCAGGGTGGCAGAGGAGGAGAACCTCAGTCTGGAAGAAAGTGGCGGCCCCATGGAGAGGGGCAGCCGCCGCCGCACACCCAAGGAGGATGCCAAACTGAAtgaa ACTGACAGCCCCACCAACGCCAGCATTCCAGAGTTGGAGAGGCAGATCGATAAGCTAACCAAG CGACAGGTGTTTTTCCGTAAGAAGCTGCTCCAGTCCTCCCACTCCCTGCGGGCGGTGTCTCTGGGCCAGGACCGGTTCCGCCGGAGATACTGGCTCCTGCCCCACCTGGGAGGGGTGCTGGTGGAGGGGCCTGAGGAGATCCTAG cGACAGAAGATATCCTGGTGAAAGAGGTGCCCGTCACTCTTCTGAAGAGGGAACCCAAAGTGGAGGAGAAGCCCACTACCGCCCCTCCCGcctcctctccccagtcccaGACCTCCTTGCCCCCTAAAGAGGACCCTCTCCCCGGCACCGCCTCTCTTATGAGCAGTCCCAGGGCCCGGGGTCGCCCCCGCAAGATCAAACCAGAGGTGGAGCTACACCTCCGCACCGCCAAGTGTCGCCGCCGTCGCCGTAGCAGCAAGTCCGGCGGGGAGGAGTCGGGGCCAGGCGTTTCCCcggacaccaccaccaccaccaccaatggAACAGAAGACCTCACTCAGTCCACTTTCAGCAACTGTCTCAGCCAATTTCAGGGCGCCTTAACCAACGGGACGGAGCCAATAACAGGGACGGCACCTAAAGGCAGACTACAAGAGGATAGCGTGAAAGAGATGGCGGAGAAACGGGGGCAGTGGTTCAACCTGCTGCCAAAACAGCCTTGTGACAAAACCTCTCTGACAGAACCTCAGACCCCCCCCAGCAAGCCGCCCAAACGCCTCCCTCTGACCCCCAGCACCCTGCCTGCCCTTGCTGCTCCACTGCTGCAG tctgtATCAGACCCCACACCCCATGTGACCCCCAGTCCAGCCAAACCAGGGCGCAGGCGGAGGAGGGGCGGCAGTCCCGCCCGCAGGGCTGGCGCTAGAGCGGCTGCAGCTAAGCGTCGTGGCCGCCCTTCTTCCACACTCTTCCAGGAGATAGAGCAACAGTACTTCACTCAGCTCGTGGTCAAGCCAATTCCAGCAT CAATGGTGCGTGGCTGGTGGTGGATAAAGGAGCCTGAGGACCTGACGGCCACCCTGCAGGCCCTGCACCCACGAGGCATCCGGGAGAAGGTGCTCCACAAACACTTGGCCAAACACATGGAGTACCTGGCTGAGGTCTGCACACGGCCCATCAACG ACCCTATATTCCAGGTGaaggtgaaggagggagaggccCTGCTAGAGTCCCTGCAGCAGCCATGGCAGGTCCAGGAGCGGGCCCTGGAGACAGATGTCGGAGCCCTCCGCTGGGTGGAGGACCTGGAGCAGAGGGTCATTGCCGCCGACCTGCACCTCAAG ATGGCTCCTCAGAATGGAAGGAGCGACACTGACAATAACACGGAAACGCCAGCCGCAGGATTCCAG CCCTACACAGTTCCAGAGGTGGACTCCACGCGTGACGACCTGCAGTACTACGAGCATGATGTGGACCCCCGGGACGACTGGATCGTGCGGACCAAGAAGGAGTGGTCAGACCTGCCCCGTGTGGCCAGCCACCCGCTGGACCTGGCCGTCCTGCGCCTGGCCAACCTGGAGAGAAACATCGACCGGCGCTACCTGAAGGAGCCCCTCTGGAACCTGGCCGAGGTGGTGCGTCTCGCCCCCCTCACCCCCGAGGAGAGCCAGATGGGCCAGATGGATGTCATGAG TTTGGAGAGTGAGATCACCCCCAGATTGCGGACATGGCGCCAGGCCCTGGACCGCTGTCGGAGCGCCCCCCAGCTATGTCTGTGTCTGCTGCAGCTGGAGAAGGCCATCGCCTGGGAGAGATCTGTGGTCAAAGTG ACGTGTCAGGTGTGCAGGAAGGGGGATAATGATGAGTACCTGCTGTTGTGTGACGGCTGTGACCGTGGCTGCCACATGTACTGCCTGAGGCCAAAGGTCACCCAGGTGCCAGAGGGGGACTGGTTCTGCCCCACCTGCGTATCCAAG GCTAGTGACGGTGAGTCACCACGTAGCAACCATCGCTCCTCCAAGCAGAGGACCCGGGTGAAGAAGAGGAGGTACGAAGATGACAGTTCTGATGAAGAGGCGGTGCCCAGCAAACGCAGCGGTGGTGGTGCTAATATAGCAACACGGCATAAGGACGGTGGCCCTGCCTTATCCTCCCGTTACTCTGGAGATGGAGGTCGCACAGCGGGCTTCTCACCCGCCAAGCGCCGCCGCATGACCACCCGCAACCAGCCCGACCTCACCTACTGCGA aATCATTCTGATGGAAATGGAGTCTCATTCTGACGCCTGGCCCTTCCTGGAGCCCGTCAACCCCCGCATGGTGCCCGGCTACCGACGCATCATCAAGAACCCCATGGACTTCCTCACCATGAGGGAGAGGCTGCTGCAGGGAGG